ACGCACGACCGGAATCTAGGGTTTTGCGGTAAGGAGTGGCGCAGATCACTCCGTCGAGTGATCGCGAATCAGCAGCCGCATCCTCCGCCGCAGCAGCCGCCACCGCCACCGGCCGGCCGGGCCGGAGTCGCGCCGCCGCGGCCGGTGACCGCGACAGTGGACAGCAACTTGACCGTGTCGTCGTGACCCTGCGGGCAGGCGGCCGGCTCGGCGGCCTCCCGCATCGGGCGGCTGACCTCGAAGGTGTCGCCGCAGGCGCGGCAGCGGTAGTCATAACGTGGCATCGCACCAGCGTAGGGCCCCTGGCCGGGAGCGGGCCGCGCGACCTCCCGCCGGTGGTCGCGGCCCGGTAGGGTCGAGCCGTGGCGGAGGCACCGAGGATCCCAGCAGAGCGGCCGGAGTTGCGGGCGGCGGCGCCGCCTCAGGGCGGGCCGCTGGGCAGTTCCGGTGCGGCCAAGAGCGGCGGTCCCGGCGCCACGCCGACAAAAAGCGGCGGATCCACGAGTGGCGGCTCCGCCACGACGACCAAGACCAGCGATCCTGACGCCACGACCACCAAGAGCAGCGACTCCGAAGCCGCGTCGGCGGTAGTCACGTCGGACAAGGTCACCACCGCGGAAAAAGCGGATAAGTCCGATAAGCCGGAAGCTTCGGCACCGGCGGCCCCCACCGTCGCCCCACCCGCCAAGCGTGGCCTGCTGCGCCGCTCCGCGAGCGCCCTCGGCCGCGGCGGCCGCAGCGTCGCCACCTGGTCGAGAGGCCCGAGCGGCCGCGTCATCCTCCCCAGCGCCGTGGTCGTCGCGCTGATCGCCGGCGCCGGCACCGCGGGCGCCTACCTGGTCCCCCGCGCCCTGGACGCGCCCGCCACCCCGAGCGCCACCCCCACCTTCGGCAATGCCCCGCTGCCCTCGGCCGGCGACCCGAACGCGCTGCCCACCGGCGCCCTCCCGACCGATCCGGGCGCCGGCGGAACGCTGCCGGCCGCCACGTTCCCGGCCACCACGGTCCCGGCCGCCACGGTCCCGGCGACCACCCTGCCCGGCGCGCTGCCCACCACCGCCGGCGCCACCGGCGGCCGCCCGGCCGACACCCTGGCCGCCTGGGCACAGACCATCGGCACCAAGGTCGGCATCCCGGTCGTCGCGGTCCAGGCTTACGGGTACGCCGAGCTGGTCACCACCCGGACCACCCCGACCTGCCACCTGACCTGGACCACGCTCGCCGCGATCGGCAAGGTGGCGTCCGCGCACGGCAGCGCGAACGGCGCGGTGCTCGGCGTCGACGGGGTGGCCCGGCCGGGCATCGTCGGCCTGCCGCTGGACGGGCAGGGCGGCCGGCCGCTGGTCGCCGACTCCGACCAGGGCACGCTCGATCAGGACACCAGCTTCGACCGCGAGGTCGGCCCGATGAAGATGACCCCGGGCACCTGGACGGCGAACGCGGTGGACGCCGACCGCAACGGCGCCACCGAGATCAACGACATCGACGACGCCGCGCTGGCCACCGCGTCCGCGCTCTGCAAGGACGCGAAAGGCTCCCCCCGTGATCTGTCCCGGGCGGACTCCTGGTGGGACGCGGTGCTCACGCTGAACAACGGCGCCCTCCGCCCGTCGGCGCAGAAGGTGTTCGAGGCCGCTAACGAATACGGGCGCGACAGCCGCAAGTGACCGCCCCGCTGCGACGCTGAGTGAGTGCGCGCGTACTTTTGCGTGGTCAGCACTTCCCTGAAGGTCGGCTGCACGGCACGATGTACGGGTGAGGGTGCGTGAATGGGATCCCCGCTCCGCGTCCCCGGCTGAGGTCCACTCGCTGGTGGAGACGGTCAACGCGGTGCTGGCGGCCGACCTCCCCGACGATCCACCGTGGCGGGACGTGCAGGTCCGCGACTACCTCGCGGAGACCATGCCGGGCGAGCGCCGGATCTGCTGGGTCGCCGAGGACGATCGCCTTCCGGAGGGGGAGAGCGAGATCTACGCCCTGGTCAGCATTCTGCTGCTGGGCGACATCGGCGTGCTCGAGATCCTGGTCAGGCCGCATCTGCGCCGCCGGGGACTGGGCCGCGAGCTGCTCGCGGTGGCCGCGCGCCGGGCGTACCTCGAAGGGTTCTCCTCGATCGGCGTGGAAGCGATCGGCGGCACCCCGGCCATCGCCTTCTACGAGGCGCTCGGCTTCGAGCGGGAGTATGTGGAGACTCGCGGTGTCCTGAGTCTGGACACCGTCGACTGGGCCGCGCTGGGCGCGATGGCCAGCGGCATCAGCAGCGGTTATCGGGTGGAGTATCACCCGGGTGGCCCGCCCGCCGAGCTGCTGGAGCCCTATGCCCGGGCCAAGGCGGAGGCGCAGACCGACGAGGACGATCTCGATCTGACCCCGCGATCGTCCGACCCGGAGCGACTGCGTGAGTCACTGGACACACTGCACCGGCGGGGTCTCAAGCCGTACATCGTGCTCGCCATCCACGAGGCGACCGGCGCGGTGGCCGGGCTGACCGAGCTGGTCGTCCCGGCCCAGCACCCGGAGCGCGCCGATCAGTACGACACGATCGTGGTCCGGGAGCACCGCGGCTACGGCATCGACCGGGCGATCAAGGCCCGGATGCTGTTCGAGCTGCGCGCCGCCGAGCCCGGCCTGCGCCAGGTGCAGACCTGGAACGCGCAGCACAACGAGTCGATGCTCAAAGTCAACGCCGAGCTGGGCTACCAGAGCGACCGCGACTGGTACGAATACATCGCCGACGTGGGCCAATTGGTCCAGCGCCTGGAACCCCACAGCTGAAAATCTTTATTTACGCAGGCCCAGCGGTGTACGGACCGCATGCTCCCGCGCGGGCCGGGCGGACTGATCTGGCCGCTGGCGCGTCCAAAACGATCAGCCCACCCTTCACTGTCCGCGGGTGGTTCCGGAGATCAACCCCCGGCTGGTCCCCAGCGCCCTATCCCACTCCCGGACAGGGCCACCAGAACCAGCCCGACACCCCCCGGCTGGCCCTCAACGCCCAATCCCACTCCCGGACAGGGCCACCAGAACCAGCCCGACACCCCCCGGCTGGCCCTCAACGCCCAATCCCACTCCCGGACAGGGCCACCAGCACCAGCCCGACACCCCCCGGCTGGCCCCCAGCGCCCTATCCCACGCTCGGACAGGGCCACCAGCACCAGCCCGACACCCCCGGCTGGCCCTCAACGCCCAATCCCACTCCCGAATAGGGCCACCAGAACCAGCCCGACACTCCTCGGCTGGTCCTCAGCGCCCTGGACAGATGTGGATCGGGTCAAGCCGATTGACACCCCTGGCACATGGGATGTCTTCACTGTCCGCGGTGCTCACCGAACCCCAAAACGCGCTCAGGCCCCCTAGGTTTCTCACGAAACGCCGCCGGTGAGATGGGCTCGGCTTTTCCGACGCCGCGGGGTTTGCGGTGGCGGAAAAGACGCGCCCATCTCACCGGTTACAAGGCGTTTTGTGCGCGGAGCGAAGCGGAGCAAAGCCAGCCCAGCCAATCAGCTCAGCCAATCAGCTCAGCGACCTCGGTGGCCCAGTAGGTGAGGGTTATCTGGGCGCCGGCCCGCTTGATCGACGTCAGCGTCTCCAGGATGGTCCGCTCGCGGTCGATCCAGCCGTTGGCCGCGGCCGCCTCGACCATCGAGTACTCGCCGGAGACCTGGTACGCGGCGACCGGAA
Above is a genomic segment from Actinoplanes ianthinogenes containing:
- a CDS encoding FmdB family zinc ribbon protein → MPRYDYRCRACGDTFEVSRPMREAAEPAACPQGHDDTVKLLSTVAVTGRGGATPARPAGGGGGCCGGGCGC
- a CDS encoding murein transglycosylase; the protein is MAEAPRIPAERPELRAAAPPQGGPLGSSGAAKSGGPGATPTKSGGSTSGGSATTTKTSDPDATTTKSSDSEAASAVVTSDKVTTAEKADKSDKPEASAPAAPTVAPPAKRGLLRRSASALGRGGRSVATWSRGPSGRVILPSAVVVALIAGAGTAGAYLVPRALDAPATPSATPTFGNAPLPSAGDPNALPTGALPTDPGAGGTLPAATFPATTVPAATVPATTLPGALPTTAGATGGRPADTLAAWAQTIGTKVGIPVVAVQAYGYAELVTTRTTPTCHLTWTTLAAIGKVASAHGSANGAVLGVDGVARPGIVGLPLDGQGGRPLVADSDQGTLDQDTSFDREVGPMKMTPGTWTANAVDADRNGATEINDIDDAALATASALCKDAKGSPRDLSRADSWWDAVLTLNNGALRPSAQKVFEAANEYGRDSRK
- a CDS encoding GNAT family N-acetyltransferase yields the protein MRVREWDPRSASPAEVHSLVETVNAVLAADLPDDPPWRDVQVRDYLAETMPGERRICWVAEDDRLPEGESEIYALVSILLLGDIGVLEILVRPHLRRRGLGRELLAVAARRAYLEGFSSIGVEAIGGTPAIAFYEALGFEREYVETRGVLSLDTVDWAALGAMASGISSGYRVEYHPGGPPAELLEPYARAKAEAQTDEDDLDLTPRSSDPERLRESLDTLHRRGLKPYIVLAIHEATGAVAGLTELVVPAQHPERADQYDTIVVREHRGYGIDRAIKARMLFELRAAEPGLRQVQTWNAQHNESMLKVNAELGYQSDRDWYEYIADVGQLVQRLEPHS